The Cellulophaga sp. L1A9 genome window below encodes:
- a CDS encoding alpha-L-fucosidase, with protein sequence MKIVKKYFYDRRPGVQLLFLVFLVFLVIFQSCNPEKEKKVVNDPKVPYDGSWESLQKMPVPEWFDDGKIGIFIHWGPYSAIGYRKGGKGYAEHVPKMIYRDPEHYYPYMKERWGANPPEFGYKDIIPEFTAENWNPDEWAQLFADVGAKYVVLTAEHHDGWANWDSDLTPWNAVDKGPKRDIVGDLGKAVRKQGLKYAPSYHRERHSSFFAEELYVVNATPLPEIVEEIKRVPEAASLYGPFGFSEAYVDDYVARWKEIQEKYQPDMLWMDDFPIYTRDGNDVRNGKAKPVIKYFDDKVRGMITDFMNQGAANGQAVYVNNKGKNRNWPDGVGCLEKDNLKLEVVGPKWQSCTTFGTSFGYLEEDTYKSVEGVIHEMIEVVSRNGNFLINIGPKADGTLVAEQVDRLKAMGEWLKINGNAIYGTRYWKINSQEVANLSFTTKGNNLYAIAKKKPVDAFIIEGTSEWKVDQVKSVSLLGSEEPVIWEMTSNGLKITPPKDFGDSKYAWTFAIVTAIEQHIPNAIQIDADKAFEGTKKVDLDGNHK encoded by the coding sequence ATGAAAATTGTTAAAAAATATTTCTACGACCGACGACCTGGAGTACAACTATTATTCTTGGTATTCTTGGTATTCTTGGTAATTTTTCAATCTTGTAATCCCGAAAAAGAAAAAAAGGTAGTTAATGACCCGAAAGTGCCTTATGATGGTAGTTGGGAGTCTTTGCAAAAGATGCCCGTTCCTGAATGGTTTGATGATGGTAAAATAGGAATTTTTATTCATTGGGGTCCCTATAGTGCAATTGGCTATCGCAAGGGTGGTAAAGGATATGCTGAGCATGTGCCCAAAATGATTTATAGAGATCCTGAACACTATTATCCTTATATGAAAGAGCGTTGGGGAGCTAATCCGCCAGAGTTCGGTTATAAAGATATCATTCCTGAATTCACCGCAGAAAATTGGAATCCAGACGAATGGGCACAACTGTTTGCCGATGTAGGTGCAAAATATGTAGTACTTACTGCCGAGCACCACGATGGTTGGGCCAACTGGGATTCGGATTTAACACCATGGAATGCAGTTGACAAGGGACCCAAACGCGATATTGTTGGAGATTTAGGAAAGGCAGTGCGTAAGCAGGGCTTAAAATATGCTCCCTCTTATCACCGCGAACGACACAGTTCATTCTTTGCCGAAGAACTTTACGTAGTTAATGCTACGCCATTACCGGAAATTGTAGAAGAGATCAAACGTGTTCCAGAAGCCGCCTCTCTTTATGGTCCTTTTGGATTTTCAGAAGCGTATGTGGACGACTATGTGGCACGCTGGAAAGAAATACAGGAAAAATACCAACCCGATATGCTCTGGATGGACGACTTTCCCATTTATACTCGTGATGGTAACGATGTGCGAAACGGCAAGGCCAAGCCGGTTATCAAATATTTCGATGACAAGGTGCGCGGTATGATTACCGATTTTATGAATCAGGGAGCTGCAAATGGACAAGCTGTTTATGTAAACAATAAAGGAAAAAACAGAAATTGGCCTGATGGGGTGGGTTGTTTGGAAAAAGATAACCTTAAGTTGGAAGTCGTTGGTCCAAAGTGGCAGAGCTGTACCACATTTGGAACATCGTTTGGTTATTTAGAAGAGGATACCTATAAAAGTGTGGAAGGCGTAATTCATGAAATGATCGAAGTTGTGAGTCGTAATGGTAATTTCCTCATCAATATTGGTCCAAAAGCGGACGGAACATTAGTTGCTGAGCAGGTGGATCGTTTAAAAGCAATGGGAGAATGGCTAAAAATAAATGGTAATGCTATCTATGGTACCCGGTATTGGAAAATCAATTCTCAAGAAGTTGCAAACCTTTCATTTACCACTAAGGGCAATAATCTTTATGCGATTGCAAAGAAGAAACCAGTTGATGCTTTTATAATTGAAGGCACCTCTGAGTGGAAAGTTGATCAGGTTAAATCTGTAAGCTTGCTTGGTTCAGAAGAACCTGTGATATGGGAAATGACTTCTAATGGTTTGAAAATAACACCGCCAAAAGACTTTGGTGACAGTAAATATGCATGGACATTTGCTATTGTTACTGCTATAGAACAACATATCCCCAATGCTATACAGATAGATGCGGACAAAGCTTTTGAAGGGACAAAGAAAGTGGATCTAGATGGGAATCATAAATAA
- a CDS encoding sulfatase-like hydrolase/transferase yields MIKFKLFLALSLFCIVAFAQSEKSQQEKPNILFIFADDQTYNTIGAIESSPVKTPNLDRLAKQGVRFSQTYNMGSFAPAVCVASRAMLITGSFLWKAAAYSGKGSNHSDPNAPRIQQDYTIAEKTPEAYWPEYLKQAGYETYMTGKWHINTDAAKIFDHTTNVRGGMPKQSKQRYERDFEEGKADIWSPYDKNMGGFWEGDKHWSEVLGDDAIDFLHQAKESENPFFMYLAFNAPHDPRQSPKRFVDMYPIDEIEVPENFLPEYPYNEYAGSGRTLRDEKLAPFPRTEYSVKVNRQEYYAIITHMDEQIGRIMDALEATGKADNTYVFFTADHGLAVGEHGFMGKQNMYDCSMRVPLIMKGAGLEPGKIVDAPVYLQDIMATTLDLAEIKKPEQIDFNSLLPLATGETDSSVYNGIYGAYFGSQRMIRTDNYKMIVYPAANKVRLYDIINDPLEQHDLAESEPKPIKLLKELFKQYGQLQKQMDDPVDITDAFNNFISGVPAPSLRNK; encoded by the coding sequence ATGATAAAATTTAAATTATTTCTAGCTTTAAGTTTGTTTTGCATTGTTGCTTTTGCTCAATCAGAAAAGTCTCAGCAAGAAAAGCCCAACATACTTTTTATATTCGCCGACGACCAAACCTATAATACAATAGGAGCAATAGAGTCTAGTCCGGTTAAAACACCGAACCTTGACCGATTGGCAAAGCAGGGCGTGCGATTTTCACAAACTTATAACATGGGTTCCTTTGCCCCTGCAGTTTGTGTTGCTAGTAGGGCGATGCTCATTACAGGCAGTTTTCTTTGGAAAGCGGCCGCATATTCTGGTAAAGGTTCTAACCATTCCGATCCTAACGCTCCAAGAATTCAACAGGACTACACCATTGCGGAAAAAACACCGGAGGCTTATTGGCCAGAATACTTAAAACAAGCTGGTTACGAAACTTACATGACAGGTAAATGGCATATCAATACTGATGCAGCCAAAATTTTTGACCACACCACTAATGTGCGGGGTGGAATGCCAAAGCAAAGTAAACAACGTTACGAACGTGATTTTGAAGAGGGAAAAGCAGATATATGGTCACCCTACGATAAAAATATGGGAGGTTTTTGGGAAGGCGATAAACATTGGAGCGAAGTACTTGGCGATGATGCCATAGATTTTTTACACCAAGCGAAGGAAAGCGAAAATCCCTTTTTTATGTATCTGGCATTTAATGCACCTCATGATCCTCGCCAGTCGCCCAAACGTTTTGTGGATATGTATCCTATTGATGAAATTGAGGTTCCTGAAAATTTCCTCCCAGAGTATCCTTATAACGAATATGCAGGTTCAGGACGTACCCTTCGTGACGAAAAACTGGCACCATTTCCAAGAACAGAGTATTCAGTTAAGGTGAATAGACAAGAATATTATGCCATTATTACCCACATGGATGAGCAAATTGGTCGTATAATGGATGCCCTCGAAGCTACAGGAAAAGCGGATAACACCTATGTTTTTTTTACGGCCGATCATGGTCTGGCAGTTGGTGAACATGGATTTATGGGCAAGCAAAATATGTACGATTGCAGTATGCGTGTACCATTGATAATGAAAGGTGCTGGTCTTGAACCTGGTAAAATTGTTGATGCTCCAGTGTATTTGCAAGATATTATGGCCACTACATTAGATTTGGCAGAGATTAAAAAACCTGAACAAATTGATTTTAATAGTCTATTGCCTTTAGCAACAGGTGAAACTGATAGCAGCGTCTACAATGGAATTTATGGTGCATACTTTGGTTCACAACGCATGATCCGTACAGATAACTATAAAATGATTGTTTACCCTGCGGCCAATAAAGTTCGTCTATATGACATAATCAACGATCCACTTGAACAACATGATCTTGCAGAGAGCGAACCCAAGCCTATAAAATTGCTTAAAGAACTTTTTAAACAATATGGGCAATTGCAAAAGCAAATGGATGACCCTGTTGACATCACTGATGCTTTCAATAATTTTATAAGTGGTGTACCAGCTCCATCTCTTAGGAATAAATAA
- a CDS encoding arylsulfatase — translation MQKVKKCLLKSTNFKLLLAFCLVFVFGKVHGFQSKPQKPNVIIIMTDDQGYGDLACLGNPVLKTPNLDKLHSESVRLTNFHVSPFCTPSRAALMTGRYPARSGAYRTSSGRTMLHTDEKTIANVFSENGYATGMVGKWHLGDNAPHRPQDRGFQDVTWHRCGGVGQASDYWGNDYFDDTYERNGKFEKFEGYCTDVWFNEAIDFVEQNKEEAFLLYLATNAPHGPYIVGKEWSEPYKDKADWKFGPEFYGMIANFDYNLGILRNKLEDLGIAENAILVFMTDNGTAKGGNFEGLDSEALKGYNAGMRGKKSSVYEGGHRVPFFIHWPSGGLLGGQDVDALTAHIDVLPTLADLCGIPIPDSHNPDGISFKPILNGLNNAEKREHLIVQFQGGAYFKGPPKEWEYTCVLKDNWRLINGVELYDIQKDPSQRNDLSSLNPQKLAELRKLYPPFWESVSPRMTPVSIDIGNPDEKPTTLCSQDWYMPEGNPPWNFNSISKLPPVTGPWMINVKKAGLYQITLRQFPKEADKVIKAVRARIQIAGNDQEMMVKQGSKEVVFELELPAGKTELVTYLYTNEGKIGGAYFTEVEAF, via the coding sequence ATGCAAAAAGTTAAAAAATGTTTATTGAAGAGCACTAATTTCAAATTACTTCTAGCATTTTGCTTAGTTTTTGTTTTTGGAAAAGTTCATGGTTTTCAATCAAAGCCACAGAAGCCTAATGTAATTATTATCATGACCGATGATCAGGGTTATGGTGATTTGGCATGTCTAGGAAATCCAGTTTTAAAAACACCCAATTTGGATAAATTGCATAGCGAGTCGGTAAGACTCACCAACTTTCATGTAAGTCCATTTTGCACACCATCAAGGGCGGCACTTATGACGGGACGCTACCCAGCTCGATCAGGGGCATACCGTACCAGTAGTGGACGAACCATGCTTCATACCGATGAAAAAACAATAGCCAATGTATTTTCAGAAAACGGGTATGCCACGGGAATGGTCGGAAAATGGCATCTTGGAGATAACGCCCCACATCGTCCACAAGACAGAGGATTTCAAGATGTTACCTGGCACAGATGCGGAGGAGTTGGACAAGCTTCAGACTATTGGGGCAATGATTATTTTGACGATACCTATGAGCGAAATGGAAAGTTTGAAAAATTTGAGGGTTATTGCACCGATGTGTGGTTTAATGAGGCAATTGACTTTGTAGAACAGAATAAAGAAGAAGCATTTCTACTCTATTTGGCCACAAATGCACCGCATGGACCATACATTGTCGGTAAGGAATGGAGCGAGCCTTACAAGGACAAGGCTGATTGGAAATTTGGCCCCGAATTCTATGGCATGATTGCCAACTTTGACTACAATTTGGGTATTTTGAGGAACAAGCTTGAAGATTTGGGAATTGCTGAAAACGCGATTTTGGTATTTATGACGGATAATGGTACTGCAAAAGGAGGAAATTTTGAAGGGCTGGATTCAGAAGCATTAAAGGGCTATAATGCCGGTATGCGGGGTAAGAAATCTTCGGTATACGAAGGAGGTCATCGCGTACCGTTTTTTATTCACTGGCCTTCCGGGGGCTTGCTGGGAGGGCAGGATGTTGATGCACTTACAGCCCATATCGATGTGCTGCCAACGCTGGCTGATTTATGTGGAATACCAATTCCAGATTCCCATAATCCAGATGGAATATCGTTCAAGCCAATTTTAAACGGATTAAACAATGCTGAAAAAAGAGAACATCTTATCGTACAATTTCAAGGAGGAGCTTATTTCAAAGGACCTCCAAAAGAGTGGGAATATACCTGTGTGCTTAAGGACAATTGGCGACTCATTAACGGAGTAGAGCTTTACGACATACAAAAAGATCCAAGTCAAAGAAATGACCTGTCTTCCTTAAATCCCCAAAAGTTAGCAGAGTTGCGGAAACTATACCCACCATTTTGGGAATCGGTTTCACCACGTATGACACCTGTTTCGATCGATATTGGTAATCCGGATGAGAAACCTACAACCCTGTGTTCACAAGATTGGTACATGCCAGAGGGAAACCCCCCATGGAATTTTAATTCCATTAGTAAGCTTCCACCAGTTACTGGACCATGGATGATCAATGTGAAAAAAGCAGGTTTATATCAAATTACACTTCGCCAATTTCCGAAAGAAGCAGATAAAGTAATCAAGGCTGTACGAGCTAGAATTCAGATAGCAGGAAATGATCAGGAAATGATGGTTAAGCAGGGAAGTAAGGAGGTCGTTTTTGAGTTGGAGCTCCCAGCCGGTAAAACGGAACTTGTGACATATCTCTATACAAATGAGGGAAAAATTGGAGGAGCTTATTTTACAGAAGTAGAAGCATTTTAG
- a CDS encoding glycoside hydrolase N-terminal domain-containing protein: MKKQKDIFFILVLLLGLVQMTTAQSKTKLWFDKPATYFEESLVLGNGKMGASVFGGVATDQIYLNDATLWSGEPVDPNMNPEAYNFIPQVREALANEDYKLADELNRNIQGKYTESYAPLGTLFINFEHKGKVQNYYRELDISKAISKVTYQVDDVNFSREYITSNPDQIMVVKLTANKKASLNFSVNFNSLLKYKTQVENNSLKVDGYAPYYVAHNIQDYIKDPVRFDENRGTRFSSYLKIKNKDGKLTYTDSTLTVRGATEATLYLSIATSFNGFDKDPAKEGLDNKAIAEEQLSLAFKKDFEEIKTQHLVDYQHFFSRLELNLGKTSAPNLPTDERLKRYYHGAEDKNLEVLYFQYGRYLLISSSRTKGVPTTLQGIWNPYIQPPWCSNYTMNINLEENYWMAETANLSELHMPLLTYIENLSKTGAVTAKTFYGVNEGWTACHTSDIWAMSNPVGDFGKGSPQWANWNMSGTWLVTHLWEHYQFTQDKEFLKNKAYPLMKGSAEFCLNWMVEDKNGNLITSPSTSPENTYVTNNGYKGHTLYGGTADLAMIRESFLQLIEASKVLDIDAEFRSKLEQALLKIHSYQIGNKGNLQEWYYDWEDSDPEHRHQSHLFGLYPGNHITPELTPELAAASKRSLEIKGDESTGWSKGWRINLWARLQEGNHAYKMYRTLLHYVEPSGLYTNYSKGGGTYPNLLDAHPPFQIDGNFGGAAGVVEMLMQSHEGNIHLLPALPDVWDDGFVNGLCARGSFEVSMEWKKGQLVKTKIWAKKGGKTTIKYKDQVREVALEAGQSLEINW; the protein is encoded by the coding sequence ATGAAGAAGCAAAAAGACATCTTTTTTATTTTAGTTCTCTTATTGGGGCTTGTACAAATGACTACAGCACAATCCAAGACAAAACTTTGGTTTGATAAACCAGCAACATATTTTGAGGAAAGCCTTGTACTTGGAAATGGAAAAATGGGGGCTTCAGTTTTTGGTGGTGTTGCAACGGATCAAATTTATTTAAACGATGCCACACTTTGGTCAGGTGAACCGGTAGATCCAAATATGAATCCTGAGGCTTATAATTTTATCCCGCAGGTTAGAGAGGCATTGGCAAATGAAGATTACAAATTGGCAGATGAATTAAATAGAAATATCCAAGGGAAATATACGGAATCGTATGCGCCATTAGGAACTTTATTTATCAATTTTGAACATAAAGGCAAAGTCCAAAATTATTACCGAGAATTGGATATTAGTAAAGCTATTTCAAAAGTAACCTATCAGGTAGATGATGTAAATTTTTCACGTGAGTACATTACATCAAACCCCGATCAAATTATGGTAGTGAAGCTTACAGCGAATAAAAAAGCATCGCTCAACTTTAGCGTTAATTTTAACAGTTTACTTAAATACAAAACACAAGTTGAAAACAATTCATTGAAAGTAGATGGGTACGCCCCGTATTATGTTGCCCATAATATTCAAGATTATATAAAAGACCCTGTACGTTTCGATGAGAATCGCGGTACTCGTTTTTCTTCTTATTTAAAAATTAAAAATAAAGACGGAAAGTTAACTTATACAGATAGTACTTTGACTGTAAGAGGAGCTACAGAAGCTACGCTTTATCTTTCCATTGCTACTAGTTTTAATGGTTTCGATAAAGATCCTGCAAAAGAGGGCTTGGATAATAAAGCAATTGCAGAAGAACAACTTTCTTTAGCATTTAAAAAGGATTTTGAAGAAATCAAAACGCAGCATCTTGTAGATTATCAGCATTTTTTTAGCCGGTTAGAATTGAATTTAGGAAAAACAAGTGCACCGAACTTACCAACCGATGAACGCTTAAAAAGATACTATCATGGCGCTGAGGATAAAAATTTAGAAGTATTGTATTTTCAGTATGGTCGTTATTTATTGATTTCTAGTTCACGTACTAAGGGCGTTCCTACTACGCTTCAGGGAATTTGGAATCCTTATATTCAACCACCATGGTGTAGCAATTATACCATGAACATTAATCTAGAGGAAAACTACTGGATGGCAGAAACTGCTAATCTTTCAGAATTGCATATGCCATTGCTCACCTATATTGAAAATCTTTCTAAGACAGGTGCGGTTACCGCTAAAACCTTTTATGGTGTTAATGAAGGATGGACAGCTTGTCATACTTCCGATATTTGGGCTATGAGCAATCCAGTCGGTGACTTTGGGAAAGGGAGTCCGCAGTGGGCAAACTGGAACATGAGCGGAACTTGGTTGGTAACCCATCTTTGGGAACATTACCAGTTTACACAAGACAAAGAATTTCTAAAAAACAAAGCTTATCCTTTAATGAAAGGTTCGGCTGAATTTTGTTTAAACTGGATGGTAGAAGATAAAAATGGAAATCTGATTACTTCGCCATCTACATCGCCAGAGAACACCTATGTAACCAACAACGGATATAAGGGACATACACTGTATGGAGGAACAGCTGATTTAGCCATGATTCGAGAGAGTTTCTTACAACTAATTGAAGCCTCAAAAGTATTGGATATAGATGCCGAATTCAGATCAAAACTGGAACAAGCATTGTTGAAAATTCATTCCTATCAAATTGGAAACAAAGGAAATTTGCAAGAATGGTATTATGATTGGGAAGATTCCGATCCAGAGCACAGACACCAATCGCATTTGTTTGGTTTGTATCCAGGAAATCATATTACACCTGAGCTGACTCCTGAATTAGCTGCCGCTAGTAAAAGATCACTTGAAATTAAAGGGGATGAATCTACAGGGTGGTCAAAAGGTTGGAGAATCAATCTTTGGGCAAGATTGCAAGAAGGAAATCATGCTTATAAAATGTACCGCACCTTACTGCATTATGTTGAACCATCAGGATTATATACCAATTATAGCAAAGGAGGTGGAACATATCCAAATTTATTAGATGCTCATCCTCCTTTTCAAATTGATGGAAATTTTGGAGGCGCAGCTGGAGTGGTAGAAATGTTAATGCAGTCACATGAAGGAAACATTCATTTGTTACCTGCCTTACCTGATGTTTGGGATGATGGTTTTGTAAATGGATTATGTGCTCGGGGAAGCTTTGAAGTTTCAATGGAGTGGAAAAAGGGCCAGTTGGTAAAAACTAAAATATGGGCTAAAAAGGGTGGTAAAACCACTATAAAATATAAAGATCAGGTAAGAGAAGTTGCCCTTGAGGCGGGTCAGTCATTAGAAATAAATTGGTAA